A single window of Longimicrobium sp. DNA harbors:
- a CDS encoding Minf_1886 family protein yields the protein MDRLRKQFPAYHDTAYLFVLAALHFTIERVGEARHISGRELAEGCRDLALERYGLMARHVLEFWGIRGTRDFGEIVFALVECGVLVKQDGDSPGEFDGVFCFAEAFENNYPWRPCRPLLAAS from the coding sequence ATGGACCGCTTGCGGAAGCAATTCCCGGCGTACCACGACACCGCTTACCTCTTCGTCCTCGCCGCCCTCCACTTCACCATCGAGCGGGTGGGGGAGGCGCGCCACATCAGCGGCCGCGAGCTGGCCGAGGGGTGCCGCGACCTGGCGCTGGAGAGATACGGCCTCATGGCCCGCCACGTCCTGGAGTTCTGGGGGATCCGCGGCACGCGCGACTTCGGCGAGATCGTCTTCGCCCTGGTGGAGTGCGGCGTCCTGGTGAAGCAGGACGGCGACTCGCCCGGGGAGTTCGACGGGGTGTTCTGCTTCGCGGAAGCCTTCGAGAACAACTACCCCTGGCGTCCCTGCCGCCCCCTGCTGGCCGCGTCGTAG
- a CDS encoding AMP-binding protein yields the protein MERPAADRGIRFAQADGEWRFYPYEQVGMMTREAAHGLAQHGVRPGDVVTLIGETGPEFIAAFFGALAIGATPSPAAPPMIFKELDRYREHLARVLDATRPTLIVAGEGVAGAVESVGGGSSAVVELPALFGRGGELTPWSARADEIALLQLTSGSTGAARAVSISHTALTTNAAALSRWLGIAPGSAWASWLPLHHDMGLVGGMIAPVVYETDLWLMRPEQFVRDPLGYLRCFGTFGARLSATPPFALDLIARRVPADALEGMDFSGVEGIVVGAERISPGTLERFHALLGPFGLRREALLPAYGLAEATLAVSGVPRGRGWQATVVDSASLALGRRIRPPEAGVDGTAVVGCGLPLDGVSVSVVDEDLVPVGEGRVGEIVVRGASLASGLAGDAPASLTRLADGELRTGDAGFIADGQLFVIGRLGDSIKVRGQAVFSEDLETALAEMGAGRQQVAVLLGVLEGLPTVVLLSEDADHDWRSSAAALLRRQAGGARVTCLNVPRGTITRTSSGKPRRRTLWQSFVEGTLTAAPDRHPEDAIA from the coding sequence TTGGAACGTCCGGCCGCGGATCGCGGAATCCGTTTCGCCCAGGCGGACGGGGAGTGGCGCTTCTACCCCTACGAGCAGGTAGGGATGATGACGCGCGAGGCCGCCCATGGGCTGGCGCAGCACGGTGTTCGGCCGGGAGACGTGGTCACGCTGATCGGCGAGACGGGCCCCGAGTTCATCGCGGCCTTCTTTGGTGCGCTCGCCATCGGCGCTACTCCGTCGCCGGCCGCGCCGCCGATGATCTTCAAGGAGCTGGACCGCTACCGGGAGCACCTGGCCCGCGTTCTGGACGCGACGCGCCCCACCCTGATCGTGGCCGGCGAAGGGGTTGCCGGTGCGGTCGAGAGCGTCGGCGGGGGTTCTTCCGCGGTGGTGGAGCTGCCGGCGCTGTTCGGCCGGGGTGGCGAGCTCACCCCCTGGAGCGCACGCGCAGACGAGATCGCGCTCCTCCAGCTCACCTCCGGCAGCACCGGCGCGGCGCGCGCCGTCTCCATCTCCCACACCGCACTCACGACCAACGCCGCGGCACTCAGCCGCTGGCTCGGCATCGCCCCGGGCAGCGCGTGGGCGTCGTGGCTCCCGCTGCACCACGACATGGGGCTCGTAGGAGGGATGATCGCTCCGGTCGTATACGAGACCGATCTCTGGCTTATGCGGCCGGAGCAGTTCGTCCGCGACCCGCTCGGCTACCTGCGGTGCTTCGGAACGTTTGGAGCCCGGTTGAGCGCTACGCCACCCTTTGCGCTGGACCTCATCGCGCGCAGGGTGCCGGCCGATGCGCTGGAGGGGATGGACTTCTCAGGGGTGGAAGGGATCGTCGTAGGCGCCGAGCGCATCTCACCGGGCACTCTGGAGCGGTTCCATGCGCTGCTCGGCCCTTTCGGGCTGCGCCGGGAGGCGCTCCTTCCCGCGTACGGACTCGCGGAAGCAACGCTGGCCGTCTCCGGCGTGCCGCGGGGAAGAGGGTGGCAGGCCACGGTCGTCGACTCCGCTTCGCTCGCCCTGGGGCGCCGCATCCGCCCCCCTGAAGCCGGGGTGGACGGAACCGCGGTGGTCGGATGCGGGTTGCCGCTCGACGGCGTGTCCGTGTCGGTCGTGGACGAGGACCTCGTCCCGGTCGGCGAGGGGCGGGTGGGCGAGATCGTGGTGCGAGGCGCGTCGCTCGCCAGCGGATTGGCGGGCGACGCTCCGGCCTCGCTCACCCGTCTGGCCGATGGGGAGCTGCGCACGGGAGACGCGGGCTTCATCGCCGACGGCCAGCTCTTCGTCATCGGCAGGCTGGGCGACAGCATCAAAGTGCGCGGGCAGGCGGTGTTCAGCGAGGATCTGGAAACGGCCCTCGCGGAGATGGGCGCCGGCCGCCAGCAAGTCGCGGTGCTGCTGGGAGTGCTCGAAGGATTGCCCACCGTGGTCCTGCTGAGCGAGGATGCGGATCACGATTGGCGAAGCTCCGCGGCCGCGCTTCTCAGGCGCCAGGCCGGAGGCGCCCGGGTCACCTGTTTGAACGTGCCAAGAGGCACCATCACCCGCACGTCGAGCGGAAAGCCGAGGCGGCGCACGCTGTGGCAATCGTTCGTGGAAGGCACCCTCACCGCCGCACCTGACCGGCACCCGGAGGACGCGATTGCCTGA
- a CDS encoding NAD(P)H-hydrate dehydratase: protein MPTPFFTGARIPVLAADEMRAWDALSIRQVGIAEAVLMESAGRSAAAIVQRLYPAGRIVAVVGAGNNGGDALVVARTLRAWGREVVAISVGKRPPDLSLLHGWEMEIRPADELSAALAGAAVVVDGLLGTGARGAPREPEAAAIDAIGRSGVPVVALDGPSGIDLTTGAAPGPAIRAAVTVTFGGPKRGLLLFPGREHAGRIVAVEIGFAPLADAGAELITPAWAAHHLPAVPANAHKGRMGRVLIVAGRRGMAGAAVLAGMGALRAGAGYAILVSPDDNRAIIQVSLPEALFLDRASLPDDFSDADAVVAGPGMGTDEGSLALLRRLARGAAPLLLDADALTLLAKNPALRDEVERPLLLTPHPGEMGRLLDRPVSAITADPFAAAAEAAERFRCTVLLKGAPSLVAEAGAPTLVNVAGHSGIATGGMGDVLSGVAGAFLAVGAAPRNAAALALFHAGRAAEIAGRGRGLIPRDVADALPSALCEAPAEESDLGLPGVTLDLQPAR, encoded by the coding sequence ATGCCCACACCATTCTTCACCGGCGCGCGCATCCCCGTGCTCGCCGCGGACGAGATGCGCGCGTGGGATGCGCTCTCCATCCGCCAGGTGGGGATCGCCGAAGCGGTGCTGATGGAATCTGCGGGCCGCTCCGCCGCCGCCATCGTGCAGCGTCTCTACCCCGCGGGACGGATCGTCGCGGTCGTCGGCGCCGGCAACAACGGAGGCGATGCGCTGGTCGTCGCGCGCACGCTGCGCGCGTGGGGGCGTGAGGTGGTGGCCATCTCCGTGGGCAAGCGCCCGCCCGACCTCTCGCTCCTGCACGGCTGGGAGATGGAGATCCGTCCCGCGGACGAGCTGTCCGCCGCGCTGGCCGGGGCCGCCGTGGTGGTCGATGGTCTGCTCGGCACCGGCGCGCGCGGCGCTCCCCGCGAGCCCGAAGCCGCCGCCATTGACGCGATCGGGCGCAGCGGTGTCCCCGTGGTGGCGCTGGATGGTCCTTCGGGGATCGACCTGACCACCGGCGCCGCGCCGGGACCCGCGATCCGCGCCGCCGTCACCGTCACCTTTGGCGGTCCCAAGCGCGGGCTCCTCCTCTTCCCCGGCCGCGAGCACGCGGGGAGGATCGTGGCGGTGGAGATCGGCTTCGCGCCGCTGGCCGACGCGGGCGCGGAGCTGATCACCCCCGCCTGGGCCGCGCATCACCTACCCGCCGTTCCGGCCAACGCGCACAAGGGGCGGATGGGGCGCGTTCTGATCGTGGCGGGGAGGCGGGGGATGGCGGGCGCGGCGGTGCTGGCGGGGATGGGTGCGCTGCGGGCGGGCGCCGGCTACGCGATCCTGGTCTCGCCGGACGACAACCGCGCGATCATCCAGGTCTCGCTCCCCGAAGCCCTCTTCCTCGATCGCGCCTCGCTCCCCGACGACTTCTCGGATGCCGATGCCGTGGTCGCGGGTCCCGGAATGGGCACCGACGAGGGCTCGCTCGCTCTCCTGCGCCGCCTCGCCCGCGGCGCCGCGCCCCTCCTCCTCGACGCCGACGCTCTCACCCTCCTCGCCAAGAACCCCGCACTCCGCGACGAAGTCGAGCGCCCGCTCCTCCTGACGCCGCACCCCGGCGAGATGGGACGCCTCCTGGACCGCCCCGTCTCCGCCATTACCGCCGACCCTTTCGCCGCCGCCGCCGAAGCCGCCGAGCGATTCCGCTGCACCGTGCTCCTCAAGGGCGCCCCCTCGCTCGTCGCGGAAGCGGGCGCTCCGACGCTGGTCAACGTCGCCGGCCACTCCGGCATCGCCACCGGCGGCATGGGTGACGTGCTCAGCGGGGTCGCCGGCGCCTTCCTCGCCGTCGGCGCCGCGCCGCGCAATGCGGCCGCGCTGGCCCTCTTCCACGCCGGCCGCGCCGCCGAGATCGCGGGGCGGGGCAGGGGCCTGATCCCGCGCGATGTGGCCGATGCGTTGCCGTCCGCGTTGTGCGAAGCGCCTGCGGAGGAGAGCGATCTGGGGTTGCCGGGGGTAACGTTGGATCTGCAGCCGGCGCGATAA
- a CDS encoding YigZ family protein — translation MDADSFLTLAGEGTAQTRVKGSTFFALAAPAADEAEARARLAAREREMWDATHHCNAWRMRGEVHRANDAGEPSGSAGAPILAAIDGAGVTDCIVIVTRYYGGTKLGVGGLVRAYGDAAAEALAVAPRRVGTVAVRLALRYPYEHTSAVMPALERAGAAEVEHGYAPEGDAGTVEMSVPAGAEATLREELTETTAGAVAPLAVGQRVLFRNAGS, via the coding sequence ATGGATGCTGACTCGTTCCTGACCTTGGCGGGCGAAGGCACGGCCCAGACCCGCGTCAAAGGCTCCACCTTTTTCGCCCTGGCGGCACCGGCGGCGGACGAGGCGGAGGCGCGCGCGCGCCTGGCGGCAAGGGAGCGCGAGATGTGGGACGCCACGCACCACTGCAACGCGTGGAGGATGCGCGGCGAGGTCCATCGCGCCAACGACGCGGGGGAGCCCTCCGGCAGCGCCGGCGCGCCGATCCTGGCCGCCATCGACGGCGCGGGGGTCACGGACTGCATCGTGATCGTCACCCGCTACTACGGCGGCACCAAGCTGGGCGTGGGCGGACTGGTGCGCGCCTATGGGGACGCCGCCGCGGAAGCGCTCGCCGTTGCGCCGCGCCGCGTGGGGACGGTCGCAGTGCGCCTGGCGCTGCGCTATCCGTACGAGCACACCTCGGCGGTGATGCCGGCGCTGGAGCGGGCCGGCGCCGCGGAGGTGGAGCACGGGTACGCCCCCGAGGGCGATGCGGGGACGGTGGAGATGAGCGTCCCCGCGGGGGCGGAAGCCACGCTCCGCGAAGAGCTTACGGAAACCACCGCGGGCGCCGTCGCACCCCTCGCCGTCGGACAGCGCGTGCTCTTTCGGAACGCGGGCAGTTGA
- the eno gene encoding phosphopyruvate hydratase, translating into MATIQKIRAREILDSRGNPTVEADVVLSSGAFGRAAVPSGASTGEHEAVELRDGDKGRYLGKGVRGAVANVNGEIAEALHGMDAFDQTGIDRAMIALDDTPNKGRLGANALLAVSLAAARAAAADCRLPLYRYLGGPLANVLPVPMMNILNGGAHAANNVDFQEFMVMPVGANSFSEGLRMGTEIFHALKKVLTSQKKSTGVGDEGGFAPDLASNEEALDVILTAIEQAGYHAGDDVVLALDVAASELHRDGAYVFHKSTNERRTSQEMVSFYAEWAERYPIRSIEDALDENDWDGWKLLTDAIGKKAQLVGDDLFVTNTERLARGIEQGIANCILIKVNQIGTLTETLEAIEMARGAGYRAVMSHRSGETEDTFIADLAVATGVGQIKTGSASRTDRVAKYNQLLRIEEELGSAARYPGRTLWR; encoded by the coding sequence ATGGCGACCATCCAGAAGATCCGCGCGCGGGAGATCCTCGACTCGCGCGGCAATCCGACCGTCGAAGCCGACGTCGTGCTTTCCTCGGGCGCGTTCGGGCGCGCGGCGGTGCCCAGCGGCGCGTCTACCGGCGAGCACGAGGCCGTGGAGCTGCGCGACGGCGACAAGGGGCGGTACCTGGGGAAGGGCGTGCGCGGCGCCGTCGCCAACGTGAACGGCGAGATCGCCGAGGCGCTTCACGGGATGGACGCCTTCGACCAGACCGGGATCGACCGCGCGATGATCGCGCTGGACGACACGCCCAACAAGGGCCGCCTGGGCGCCAACGCGCTCCTCGCCGTCTCGCTGGCCGCCGCCCGCGCCGCCGCGGCCGACTGCCGACTCCCGCTCTACCGCTACCTGGGCGGCCCGCTGGCCAACGTCCTTCCCGTGCCGATGATGAACATCCTCAACGGCGGGGCGCACGCGGCCAACAACGTGGACTTCCAGGAGTTCATGGTGATGCCGGTGGGGGCCAACTCCTTCTCCGAAGGGCTGCGCATGGGGACGGAGATCTTCCACGCGCTCAAGAAGGTGCTCACGAGCCAGAAGAAGTCCACCGGCGTGGGCGACGAGGGCGGCTTCGCGCCGGACCTGGCGAGCAACGAGGAAGCGCTCGACGTGATCCTCACCGCCATCGAGCAGGCGGGCTACCACGCCGGCGACGACGTGGTGCTCGCGCTGGACGTGGCCGCATCCGAGCTCCACCGCGACGGCGCGTACGTCTTCCACAAGTCGACCAACGAGCGCCGCACCTCGCAGGAGATGGTGAGCTTCTACGCGGAGTGGGCCGAGCGCTACCCCATCCGCTCCATCGAGGACGCGCTGGACGAGAACGACTGGGATGGGTGGAAGCTGCTGACCGACGCCATCGGCAAGAAGGCGCAGCTGGTGGGCGACGACCTCTTCGTGACCAACACCGAGCGGCTGGCGCGGGGGATCGAGCAGGGGATCGCCAACTGTATCCTCATCAAGGTCAACCAGATCGGCACCCTCACCGAGACGCTGGAGGCGATCGAGATGGCGCGCGGCGCCGGCTACCGCGCCGTCATGAGCCACCGCTCGGGCGAGACGGAAGACACCTTCATCGCCGACCTGGCGGTGGCGACGGGGGTGGGGCAGATCAAGACGGGGAGCGCGTCGCGTACGGACCGCGTGGCCAAGTACAACCAGCTCCTCCGCATCGAGGAAGAGCTCGGCTCGGCCGCCCGCTACCCCGGAAGGACGCTGTGGCGCTGA
- a CDS encoding septum formation initiator family protein, whose translation MALSPRAARRLLAGGALAVAGYYALWGGEYSAWDLVRLRRERAAAEEQLAATRAGVDSLRQLSVRLERQDSAVERIARERFGMIRDGELLYRFVPVDSAAKAPAGP comes from the coding sequence GTGGCGCTGAGCCCGCGCGCGGCGCGCCGCCTGCTGGCCGGAGGCGCGCTCGCGGTGGCCGGATACTACGCCCTCTGGGGGGGCGAGTACTCCGCGTGGGACCTGGTGCGCCTGCGCCGCGAGCGCGCCGCCGCCGAGGAGCAGCTCGCGGCTACGCGCGCCGGGGTGGACTCGCTCCGCCAGCTTTCCGTGCGGCTGGAGCGGCAGGATTCGGCGGTGGAGCGCATCGCGCGGGAGCGGTTCGGGATGATCCGCGACGGCGAGCTGCTGTACCGCTTCGTCCCCGTGGACTCGGCAGCGAAGGCGCCCGCGGGGCCTTGA